One Aegilops tauschii subsp. strangulata cultivar AL8/78 chromosome 7, Aet v6.0, whole genome shotgun sequence genomic window carries:
- the LOC109747896 gene encoding putative F-box protein At3g23960 translates to MSKRKAGGGRLPNVVPDAMEDPLPHIPDDIIEDIFARLPSRSVHRCRCLSRVWAVALATDDFAELHYRLANRHGGPRILFVQNSRSPAGHPKVQAWSPANPGGTTLTEIPLNPAPCVVTHKCRGLVILQAAGAHHVLNPSTGRVAALPDSRVVGCRVGLGYDVRTRKHKAVRIGYLREYLGYEVYEINSGPTVWRPAKGCAGEKPDIWMIEIDISVFAQGRVHWLAMRSNETFIFSFSLDDETVGIVPSPPLDMYRNFNYQNKYSLTEHGGRLCLFHTEITDNIMVHTAWPRRHDVWLLRDHDTGVWDLRCRIDLHMVPGNVVASMHYADWVLPFAIADGGCRIIFIQPRFMSFGGPSFQLRVYNPVTGDSLLSNSSKVLKHAGLYEESLVSPGNC, encoded by the coding sequence ATGTCCAAGCGAAAAGCCGGCGGCGGCCGCCTCCCCAACGTAGTGCCGGACGCCATGGAGGATCCATTGCCACACATCCCCGACGATATCATCGAGGATATCTTCGCGCGGTTGCCGTCCAGGTCCGTGCACAGGTGCCGCTGCCTCTCTCGCGTCTGGGCCGTGGCGCTGGCCACCGACGACTTCGCCGAGCTCCACTACCGCCTCGCCAACCGCCACGGAGGCCCGAGGATCCTGTTCGTCCAGAACTCGCGCTCACCGGCCGGACATCCCAAGGTTCAGGCGTGGTCGCCCGCCAACCCCGGCGGCACGACGCTCACGGAGATCCCCCTCAACCCCGCCCCGTGTGTTGTCACGCACAAGTGCCGCGGCCTCGTCATCCTCCAAGCCGCAGGGGCACACCACGTGCTCAACCCATCCACCGGCCGAGTGGCGGCGCTCCCGGACAGTAGGGTGGTCGGCTGCCGCGTAGGGCTCGGCTACGACGTGCGGACGAGGAAGCACAAAGCTGTGCGCATCGGCTACCTCCGGGAATATTTAGGATACGAGGTCTATGAAATCAACTCCGGGCCGACGGTCTGGAGACCGGCGAAGGGTTGTGCTGGGGAGAAACCTGATATTTGGATGATCGAGATCGACATCAGCGTCTTTGCGCAGGGCCGCGTGCATTGGCTGGCCATGCGATCCAATGAGACGTTCATCTTCTCCTTCTCCCTCGACGACGAGACGGTTGGGATCGTGCCATCCCCACCACTGGACATGTATAGAAACTTCAATTATCAAAATAAATACAGTTTGACGGAGCACGGCGGACGCCTTTGCCTCTTCCACACTGAAATTACCGACAACATAATGGTTCATACCGCATGGCCGCGTCGACACGATGTCTGGCTGCtccgcgaccatgatacgggcgtGTGGGACCTGCGCTGTCGAATAGATCTGCACATGGTGCCAGGTAATGTTGTTGCATCCATGCATTATGCAGACTGGGTCCTCCCGTTCGCCATTGCCGACGGTGGTTGTCGCATCATCTTCATACAACCACGCTTCATGTCGTTTGGAGGACCAAGCTTCCAGTTGCGTGTATACAACCCTGTGACCGGTGACAGCCTTCTCTCAAATAGTAGCAAGGTGTTAAAACATGCCGGACTCTACGAGGAAAGCCTTGTATCCCCCGGTAACTGTTGA